A section of the Bacillus pumilus genome encodes:
- a CDS encoding polyprenyl synthetase family protein — MTSNLNEFLTTRKQTIEDYLFTYVQELTIPKDLKSSMLYSLKAGGKRLRPVLVLALLNAYGKNEEDGIPVGCAVEMIHTYSLIHDDLPCMDDDDLRRGKPTNHKVYGEATAVLAGDALLTESFRLITSQLSSSVSADKKLRIVDELVKSAGALGMVGGQFDDMEAEQKQVSLAELEYIHARKTGKLLTFSVAAGAMLAGASDDDIEKLREFSYHIGIAFQIRDDILDLEGSEEKIGKRVGSDTANEKSTYPSLLTLSGAKEKLDEHITRAKEIVSNLQLEQQLLHGLCDLIASRDH, encoded by the coding sequence GTGACAAGTAATTTAAATGAATTTTTAACAACACGAAAACAGACCATCGAAGATTATTTATTTACATATGTTCAGGAATTGACGATTCCTAAAGACCTGAAATCTTCTATGCTCTATTCACTTAAAGCGGGCGGGAAAAGGCTTCGACCTGTTCTCGTTCTTGCTCTTCTAAATGCCTACGGTAAAAATGAAGAAGACGGTATACCTGTCGGCTGTGCGGTGGAGATGATTCATACGTATTCATTGATACATGACGACCTTCCTTGTATGGACGATGATGACCTTCGTAGAGGAAAACCGACGAATCATAAAGTGTACGGGGAAGCAACAGCGGTTCTCGCGGGTGATGCCCTTTTAACAGAGAGCTTCCGTCTGATTACATCACAGCTGTCTAGCAGCGTTTCTGCTGACAAAAAGCTCAGAATTGTAGATGAGCTTGTAAAGTCAGCGGGTGCGCTAGGAATGGTTGGCGGTCAATTTGATGACATGGAAGCAGAGCAAAAACAAGTATCGCTTGCTGAACTAGAATACATTCACGCCCGTAAAACAGGAAAGCTTCTCACATTCAGCGTCGCAGCTGGTGCAATGCTGGCAGGAGCATCAGATGACGATATCGAAAAGCTAAGGGAATTCAGCTATCATATTGGCATTGCGTTTCAAATCCGTGATGATATTTTAGATCTCGAAGGAAGCGAAGAGAAAATCGGAAAACGGGTCGGCTCTGATACAGCAAATGAAAAGTCGACATATCCTTCTTTATTAACGCTTTCAGGAGCAAAAGAAAAACTGGATGAGCACATCACGCGTGCAAAAGAAATCGTCTCAAATCTCCAATTAGAGCAGCAATTGCTGCATGGTTTATGTGATCTAATTGCCTCAAGAGATCATTAA
- a CDS encoding TlyA family RNA methyltransferase — MTSKKERLDVLLVEQGLMETREKAKRAIMAGIVYSNENRLDKPGEKIARDTPLTVKGNPLKYVSRGGLKLEKALKEFDLTVEGKLLIDIGSSTGGFTDCALQNGAVKSYAVDVGYNQLAWKLRQDDRVIVMERTNFRHSVPADFTEGLPEVASIDVSFISLKLILPALKHILVPGGDCIALVKPQFEAGRELVGKKGIVREPSVHLGVLEEMNEFAAKEGYDVKDVSFSPITGGDGNIEFLLHLKLHPDQEENAALPVSELEKIVKEAHSILKEKKNSPEPADT, encoded by the coding sequence ATGACATCAAAGAAAGAACGACTTGACGTTTTATTAGTCGAACAAGGACTAATGGAAACGAGAGAGAAAGCAAAGCGTGCCATTATGGCAGGGATCGTTTACTCAAATGAAAACCGTTTGGATAAACCAGGAGAGAAAATTGCTCGTGATACACCGCTCACTGTGAAAGGGAACCCTCTGAAATATGTGAGCCGCGGCGGATTAAAGCTAGAAAAAGCGCTAAAAGAATTCGACTTAACCGTTGAAGGGAAATTACTAATTGATATTGGTTCATCAACAGGTGGATTTACAGATTGTGCTCTTCAAAACGGAGCAGTCAAATCATATGCTGTTGATGTTGGCTACAATCAGCTTGCGTGGAAATTAAGGCAGGATGACAGGGTCATTGTCATGGAGCGCACCAACTTCCGTCATTCTGTCCCAGCAGATTTTACTGAAGGACTGCCAGAAGTGGCGTCAATTGATGTCTCTTTTATTTCACTTAAACTCATTCTGCCGGCTTTAAAGCACATTCTTGTCCCAGGCGGAGACTGTATTGCACTCGTCAAGCCTCAATTTGAAGCAGGCAGAGAGCTTGTTGGTAAAAAAGGCATCGTACGAGAACCGTCTGTCCACCTTGGTGTACTCGAAGAGATGAATGAATTTGCTGCAAAAGAAGGCTATGATGTGAAGGATGTCTCATTTTCGCCTATTACTGGCGGTGACGGGAATATTGAGTTCCTGCTCCATTTAAAGCTTCATCCCGATCAAGAAGAGAATGCGGCACTTCCGGTTTCAGAACTTGAAAAGATCGTCAAGGAAGCCCATTCTATATTGAAAGAAAAGAAAAACAGTCCTGAGCCGGCTGACACATGA
- the ahrC gene encoding transcriptional regulator AhrC/ArgR, with protein sequence MTKGQRHIKIREIIASQEIETQDELVDILKADGYNITQATVSRDIKELHLVKVPTNNGTYKYSLPADQRFNPLSKLKRSLMDAFIKMDAASHLIVLKTMPGNAQAIGALMDNLDWEEIMGTICGDDTILIICRTPDDTETVSSKILELL encoded by the coding sequence ATGACTAAAGGTCAAAGGCATATTAAGATTAGAGAAATCATCGCGAGCCAAGAAATTGAAACACAAGATGAACTAGTTGATATTTTAAAAGCCGATGGATATAACATTACACAAGCGACCGTATCAAGAGATATTAAAGAATTGCATTTAGTGAAAGTGCCAACGAACAATGGAACGTATAAATACAGCCTTCCTGCGGATCAACGGTTTAATCCGCTGTCTAAACTGAAGCGATCCTTAATGGATGCATTTATTAAAATGGATGCTGCCAGTCATTTAATCGTCCTCAAAACCATGCCGGGTAATGCTCAAGCAATTGGGGCTTTAATGGATAATTTAGATTGGGAAGAAATCATGGGAACCATTTGCGGAGACGATACCATTTTGATCATTTGCCGCACACCAGATGATACGGAAACAGTTTCAAGCAAAATTTTAGAGCTTCTATAA
- the folD gene encoding bifunctional methylenetetrahydrofolate dehydrogenase/methenyltetrahydrofolate cyclohydrolase FolD: protein MTATIIDGKETAKEKREQLAKEVEELKQKGVTPGLAVILIGDDPASLSYVRGKKKAAEAMGMHFQLDHLDASLTEEELLQLIDQYNANDQFHGILVQLPLPKHISEKAVIERISPEKDVDGFHPLNIGKMLLGEDTFLPCTPAGIVELLNKTGVNLSGKEVVVVGRSNIVGKPVGQLLLNENATVTYCHSRTANISEHTLKADILVVAVGRANFIKADQIKEGAIVIDVGVNRLDTGKLVGDVDFEEAKEKASYITPVPGGVGPMTITMLAHNTVKSAKRTLA from the coding sequence ATGACAGCAACAATCATCGATGGGAAAGAAACAGCAAAAGAAAAGCGTGAGCAATTAGCAAAAGAAGTAGAAGAGCTAAAACAAAAAGGTGTCACACCTGGTCTTGCCGTTATTCTAATCGGTGATGATCCGGCTTCACTTTCTTACGTACGCGGAAAGAAAAAAGCAGCAGAAGCAATGGGGATGCATTTCCAGCTAGATCATTTAGATGCTTCTTTAACAGAAGAAGAATTGCTTCAGCTCATTGATCAGTACAATGCGAACGATCAATTCCACGGGATTCTTGTTCAGCTTCCACTGCCAAAACATATTTCTGAAAAAGCTGTGATTGAACGTATTTCACCTGAAAAAGATGTTGATGGTTTCCATCCTCTGAATATCGGGAAAATGCTTCTTGGGGAAGACACATTCCTTCCATGCACACCAGCAGGGATTGTTGAATTACTCAACAAAACGGGTGTCAACCTTTCTGGAAAAGAAGTCGTTGTTGTTGGACGCAGCAATATTGTCGGTAAACCGGTAGGACAATTGCTGTTAAACGAAAACGCAACGGTTACTTATTGTCATTCAAGAACAGCGAATATTTCAGAACATACGTTGAAAGCGGATATTTTAGTTGTTGCCGTCGGTCGAGCAAACTTTATTAAAGCTGACCAAATTAAAGAAGGCGCTATTGTGATTGATGTAGGAGTCAATCGTCTAGATACCGGGAAGCTTGTTGGAGATGTTGATTTTGAAGAGGCAAAAGAAAAAGCTTCTTATATCACACCAGTCCCTGGCGGAGTCGGTCCAATGACGATTACGATGCTTGCACATAATACGGTTAAATCAGCAAAACGTACATTAGCATAA
- the recN gene encoding DNA repair protein RecN, which yields MLAELTIKNFAIIEELTVSFEKGLTVLTGETGAGKSIMIDAVSLLVGGRGSSEFVRYGEKKAELEGLFLVPAADHPVFALCEEQGIDASDEMMILRRDMNNNGKSICRINGKLVTISLLREVGRLLLDIHGQHDNQLLMEDENHLHLLDQFGAEEIAPALSQYQEAYEQYKKTAQKLKQLSENEQEMVHRLDLLQFQLEEIEAAQLEPGEDEKLQEERHQISNYEKIFSSLQNAYNALRNEQGGLDWVGMSSSELDQVSEINDDLKKLSEQVSNSYYLLEDSTFQMRSMLDQLEFDPARLDFIESRLNEMKQLKRKYGTTVEEILEYAAKIEEEIDQIQNRDTHLQTLKNKLDAMSRDALLEALNVSELRKKWAKKLAKQIQTELKDLYMEKSTFDTSFSIRYAPFSSTDNPLLDGKPVQLGKNGIDQAQFVISTNPGEPMKSLSKVASGGEISRVMLAVKSIFSAKQEVTSIIFDEVDTGVSGRVAQAIAEKIYKVAAGSQVLCITHLPQVAAMADTHLFISKRSKAGRTLTSVKPLSHEEKVSEIGRMIAGVEVTELTKQHAKELLHQANDVKTTG from the coding sequence GTGTTAGCAGAACTAACCATTAAAAACTTTGCAATCATTGAAGAGTTAACGGTTTCATTTGAAAAAGGACTCACGGTCCTAACGGGGGAAACAGGTGCAGGGAAATCCATCATGATCGATGCTGTCTCACTTCTTGTGGGAGGTAGAGGGTCGTCTGAATTTGTTCGTTATGGTGAGAAAAAGGCTGAGCTGGAGGGGCTTTTTCTTGTACCAGCAGCCGATCACCCTGTATTTGCTTTATGCGAGGAGCAAGGAATTGACGCATCGGATGAAATGATGATTCTTCGCCGTGATATGAACAATAACGGGAAAAGCATCTGCCGCATCAATGGCAAGCTCGTCACAATCTCACTTTTACGCGAAGTAGGACGCCTTTTGCTCGATATACATGGACAACATGATAACCAATTATTGATGGAGGATGAAAATCATCTGCATTTGCTCGATCAATTTGGTGCAGAAGAAATTGCACCTGCTTTGTCGCAGTATCAAGAAGCATATGAGCAATATAAAAAGACAGCCCAAAAGCTAAAACAGCTCTCTGAAAATGAGCAAGAAATGGTGCACCGGTTAGATTTATTGCAATTTCAGCTAGAAGAGATTGAAGCGGCACAATTAGAGCCGGGAGAAGACGAGAAGCTTCAAGAAGAGCGTCATCAGATCAGCAACTACGAAAAGATCTTTTCCTCACTCCAAAACGCCTATAATGCCTTGCGCAATGAACAGGGGGGACTTGATTGGGTTGGCATGTCATCAAGCGAGCTCGATCAGGTTTCTGAAATCAACGATGATCTGAAAAAACTATCCGAACAAGTGTCGAACTCTTACTATTTATTAGAGGATTCGACGTTCCAAATGCGAAGCATGCTGGATCAATTAGAGTTCGACCCTGCACGTCTTGATTTTATTGAGTCTAGGCTGAATGAAATGAAGCAGTTAAAACGAAAGTACGGGACGACGGTTGAGGAAATTTTGGAGTATGCGGCGAAGATTGAAGAAGAAATCGATCAAATTCAAAATCGAGACACTCATCTGCAGACGCTTAAAAACAAACTGGATGCAATGAGCCGTGACGCACTGCTTGAAGCACTTAACGTTTCAGAGCTTCGTAAAAAATGGGCCAAAAAACTAGCGAAGCAAATTCAAACAGAACTAAAGGATTTGTATATGGAGAAGTCAACGTTTGATACATCCTTTTCTATTCGGTATGCGCCTTTTAGCAGCACAGATAATCCGCTCCTAGATGGAAAGCCCGTCCAGCTCGGAAAAAACGGAATTGACCAAGCTCAATTTGTGATTTCTACTAATCCTGGCGAACCGATGAAATCTTTATCAAAAGTTGCGTCCGGTGGAGAAATTTCACGTGTGATGCTCGCTGTGAAAAGTATCTTCTCAGCCAAACAAGAAGTCACTTCCATTATTTTCGATGAGGTCGATACGGGTGTAAGTGGCAGAGTTGCACAGGCGATTGCCGAAAAAATTTACAAAGTGGCGGCTGGCTCACAAGTGCTCTGCATTACGCACCTCCCGCAAGTAGCAGCAATGGCTGACACGCACCTCTTCATTTCAAAACGCTCTAAAGCTGGTAGAACACTGACAAGTGTCAAACCATTAAGTCATGAAGAAAAAGTGAGTGAAATTGGCAGGATGATTGCGGGTGTGGAAGTCACTGAGCTGACAAAACAGCACGCAAAAGAATTGCTCCACCAAGCAAATGATGTCAAAACAACAGGGTAG
- the nusB gene encoding transcription antitermination factor NusB — MKRRTAREKALQTLFQIDVSNIDPKEAITHALDEQESDPFFEELVFGVLEQKDKLDDMISQHLVNWKLDRIANVDRAILRLSVYEMVYQEDIPVSVSMNEAIELAKLFGDDKAPKFVNGVLSNIKNDLKQQ, encoded by the coding sequence ATGAAAAGAAGAACTGCAAGAGAAAAGGCGCTACAAACATTATTTCAAATTGATGTGAGTAATATTGATCCGAAAGAGGCCATTACACATGCACTGGATGAACAAGAATCAGATCCTTTTTTCGAGGAGCTGGTTTTCGGTGTGCTTGAACAAAAGGACAAGCTCGATGACATGATTTCACAGCATTTAGTGAATTGGAAACTCGATCGTATTGCAAACGTAGACAGAGCCATTTTAAGGCTGTCTGTGTACGAGATGGTGTATCAAGAAGATATCCCGGTTAGTGTCTCAATGAATGAAGCGATTGAACTGGCCAAATTATTCGGTGATGATAAAGCGCCGAAATTTGTAAATGGAGTACTTTCAAACATTAAAAACGACCTAAAGCAGCAATAG
- a CDS encoding Asp23/Gls24 family envelope stress response protein, whose protein sequence is MSENNLLEMNLDEDQLGKVQIAPEVIEVIAGIAASEVEGIAEMRGNFAADVAERFGKKNHRKGVKVDVSDEGITIDVYCVIEFGLSIPKVSTAVQENIRQTLLNMTALTINEINIHVVGIQFDTKSAEAEVDQEM, encoded by the coding sequence GTGTCAGAAAACAATTTGCTTGAAATGAACCTTGATGAAGATCAATTAGGAAAAGTGCAAATTGCACCAGAAGTGATTGAAGTCATTGCTGGGATCGCCGCTTCAGAAGTCGAAGGCATTGCCGAAATGCGCGGCAATTTCGCTGCTGATGTAGCAGAACGTTTTGGTAAAAAAAATCACCGTAAAGGTGTGAAAGTAGATGTCTCTGATGAAGGCATCACAATCGATGTATATTGTGTGATTGAATTTGGCCTATCCATTCCAAAGGTATCCACTGCTGTACAAGAAAATATTCGTCAAACTCTTTTGAACATGACTGCCTTAACGATTAATGAAATCAATATTCATGTCGTTGGTATTCAATTTGATACAAAGTCAGCTGAGGCTGAAGTAGATCAAGAAATGTAA
- the dxs gene encoding 1-deoxy-D-xylulose-5-phosphate synthase, whose amino-acid sequence MDLLSIKNPTFLKGMSNAELEELSADIRMFLIESLANSGGHIGPNLGVVELTVALHKVFDSPKDKFLWDVGHQSYVHKLLTGRGSEFDTLRQYKGLCGFPKRNESEHDVWETGHSSTSLSGAMGMAAARDIKGTDEYILPIIGDGALTGGMALEALNHIGDEKKDMIVILNDNEMSIAPNVGAIHTMLGRLRTAGKYQWVKDELEYLFKRIPAVGGKLAATAERIKDSLKYLLVSGMFFEEMGFTYLGPVDGHSYEDLFENLEYAKKTKGPVLLHVITKKGKGYQPAESDKIGTWHGTGPYKIDTGDFVKPAAAAPSWSGLVSETVRKLAREDERIVAITPAMPVGSKLEGFAKEFPERMFDVGIAEQHAATMAAGLATQNMKPFLAIYSTFLQRAYDQVLHDICRQNLNVFIGIDRAGLVGADGETHQGVFDIAFMRHMPNMVLMMPKDENEGQHMVNTAIQYDDGPIAMRFPRGNGLGVKMDEQLKTIPIGSWEVLRPGKDAVILTFGTTIKMALQAAEELQKEGKSVRVVNARFIKPLDEAMLNDILSEGIPILTIEEAVLQGGFGSSVLEYIHDKKASHIKVERMGIPDEFIEHGSVDALLEEIGLTKVQVADTLRDMLPVAPRKGIGS is encoded by the coding sequence TTGGATCTTTTATCAATAAAAAATCCAACGTTTCTAAAAGGAATGTCAAATGCAGAATTAGAAGAGCTTAGCGCTGACATTCGCATGTTTTTAATTGAATCCTTAGCTAACTCTGGTGGGCATATCGGTCCGAACCTCGGAGTCGTTGAGCTGACTGTTGCGCTTCATAAAGTATTTGACAGCCCAAAAGACAAATTCCTCTGGGATGTTGGACATCAGTCTTACGTTCATAAGCTGTTAACGGGAAGAGGATCGGAGTTTGATACACTTCGCCAATATAAAGGGCTTTGCGGTTTCCCTAAACGAAATGAAAGCGAACATGACGTTTGGGAGACAGGTCACAGTTCAACCTCGTTATCTGGTGCGATGGGTATGGCAGCAGCGCGTGATATCAAAGGGACAGATGAATATATCCTGCCGATTATCGGAGACGGCGCACTCACCGGAGGTATGGCGCTGGAAGCGTTGAATCATATCGGTGATGAAAAGAAAGATATGATTGTGATCTTAAACGACAATGAAATGAGCATTGCGCCAAACGTCGGTGCGATTCACACAATGCTTGGCAGATTGCGTACAGCTGGCAAATACCAATGGGTAAAGGATGAGCTCGAATATTTATTCAAGCGCATTCCAGCTGTAGGTGGTAAGCTTGCTGCCACAGCAGAGCGTATTAAAGACAGCCTTAAATATTTACTTGTATCTGGCATGTTCTTTGAGGAAATGGGGTTTACCTACTTAGGTCCTGTTGACGGACATTCATATGAAGATCTATTTGAGAATCTTGAATATGCAAAGAAAACAAAAGGTCCTGTTCTTCTGCATGTCATCACGAAAAAAGGAAAAGGCTATCAGCCGGCAGAATCCGATAAAATCGGGACTTGGCACGGTACGGGCCCATACAAAATTGATACAGGTGATTTTGTAAAACCGGCAGCAGCAGCTCCGTCTTGGAGTGGTCTCGTCAGTGAAACAGTCAGAAAGCTGGCACGGGAAGATGAGCGAATTGTTGCGATCACGCCTGCGATGCCTGTTGGTTCAAAGCTTGAAGGCTTTGCAAAGGAATTTCCAGAGCGGATGTTTGATGTAGGAATTGCCGAGCAGCATGCAGCCACAATGGCAGCTGGGCTTGCGACGCAGAACATGAAGCCATTTTTAGCGATTTATTCAACGTTCTTGCAAAGAGCCTATGATCAAGTGCTACACGATATTTGCCGCCAAAACCTGAACGTATTTATTGGTATTGATCGTGCTGGACTTGTCGGTGCCGATGGAGAAACCCATCAAGGTGTATTTGATATTGCCTTTATGCGTCATATGCCGAATATGGTACTGATGATGCCAAAAGATGAAAATGAAGGACAGCACATGGTCAATACAGCTATTCAGTATGATGACGGTCCTATTGCTATGCGCTTCCCGCGCGGTAACGGGCTAGGTGTCAAAATGGATGAACAGCTGAAAACCATTCCAATTGGGTCCTGGGAAGTTCTTCGCCCAGGGAAGGATGCTGTAATTTTAACATTTGGTACGACGATTAAAATGGCGCTTCAAGCAGCAGAAGAACTTCAAAAAGAAGGGAAATCGGTTCGTGTGGTCAACGCTCGTTTTATTAAGCCTCTTGATGAAGCGATGTTAAATGATATTCTTTCTGAAGGTATTCCAATTTTAACGATTGAAGAAGCTGTGCTCCAAGGCGGATTTGGCAGCAGCGTCTTAGAATATATACACGATAAAAAAGCATCTCATATTAAAGTAGAACGTATGGGCATTCCAGATGAATTTATTGAGCATGGGAGTGTTGATGCCCTGCTTGAAGAAATTGGTTTGACGAAGGTACAGGTTGCTGACACTTTACGTGATATGCTTCCCGTAGCACCAAGAAAAGGAATTGGATCATGA
- a CDS encoding exodeoxyribonuclease VII small subunit, with protein sequence MTESNKQKEEQMTFEEAMKGLEEIVGKLEEGDVPLEQAIHYFQEGMTLSKLCHEKLQHVEKQMDFILKEDGELAPFSVKEADSGDK encoded by the coding sequence ATGACAGAATCCAATAAACAAAAAGAAGAACAAATGACATTTGAAGAGGCGATGAAAGGTCTTGAGGAGATTGTGGGAAAGCTCGAAGAAGGAGATGTACCACTTGAGCAGGCCATTCATTATTTTCAAGAAGGCATGACCCTTTCGAAGCTTTGTCATGAAAAATTACAACATGTTGAAAAACAAATGGATTTCATTTTAAAAGAGGACGGTGAGCTGGCTCCATTCTCGGTGAAGGAGGCAGATTCTGGTGACAAGTAA
- the accC gene encoding acetyl-CoA carboxylase biotin carboxylase subunit: MIKKLLIANRGEIAVRIIRACKELGIETVAVFSEADRDALHVQMADEAYCIGPTASKDSYLNVTNIVSVAKLTGTDAIHPGYGFLAENADFAELCEECNVIFVGPTPSAISKMGTKDVARETMKDAGVPIVPGSQGIVKDLDDAVSTAASIGYPVIIKATAGGGGKGIRVARNEEELINGVTITQQEAAQNFGNPGVYLEKFIEDFRHVEIQVLADQHGHTIHLGERDCSIQRRMQKLLEETPSPALNADIREQMGEAAVKAAEAVEYTGAGTVEFIYDYNEEKFYFMEMNTRIQVEHPVTEMVTGVDLIKEQIKVASGEKLSLTQEDVVYEGWAIECRINAENPEKNFMPSAGEIKMYLPPGGLGVRVDSAAYPGYVIPPYYDSMIAKVITYGKTREEAIARMKRALQEFVIEGVYTTIPFHLRLLEHETFVSGNFNTKFLETYQIMK, from the coding sequence ATGATTAAAAAGCTATTAATTGCAAACAGAGGAGAAATCGCAGTTAGAATTATCCGCGCTTGTAAAGAGCTTGGAATTGAAACAGTTGCGGTATTTTCTGAAGCGGATCGCGATGCGCTTCATGTTCAAATGGCTGATGAAGCATATTGCATCGGACCGACTGCTTCAAAAGATAGTTATTTAAATGTCACGAATATTGTCAGTGTAGCAAAATTAACAGGAACAGATGCCATTCATCCAGGATACGGCTTCCTTGCTGAAAATGCAGACTTTGCAGAGCTTTGCGAGGAATGCAACGTTATCTTTGTTGGACCAACTCCGTCAGCGATTTCCAAAATGGGAACAAAAGATGTCGCAAGGGAAACAATGAAGGACGCTGGCGTTCCGATTGTTCCTGGTTCTCAAGGAATTGTAAAAGATCTTGATGATGCTGTTTCAACAGCAGCAAGTATTGGGTATCCTGTGATTATAAAAGCAACTGCCGGCGGCGGTGGTAAAGGAATCCGTGTCGCTCGTAACGAAGAAGAGCTCATTAACGGTGTCACCATCACGCAGCAGGAAGCAGCGCAAAACTTTGGTAACCCTGGCGTCTATTTAGAAAAATTCATTGAAGACTTTAGACACGTGGAAATCCAAGTGCTTGCAGATCAGCATGGTCATACCATTCATTTAGGAGAGCGTGATTGCTCAATCCAAAGAAGAATGCAAAAGCTTCTTGAAGAAACGCCATCACCAGCTCTAAATGCAGACATCCGTGAACAAATGGGTGAAGCGGCTGTAAAAGCTGCAGAAGCTGTTGAATATACTGGTGCTGGAACAGTCGAATTCATTTATGATTATAATGAAGAGAAGTTCTACTTCATGGAAATGAATACCCGTATTCAAGTAGAGCATCCTGTAACAGAAATGGTCACAGGTGTTGATTTGATCAAAGAACAAATTAAAGTGGCATCAGGTGAGAAGCTTTCTCTTACACAAGAGGATGTTGTATATGAAGGATGGGCAATCGAATGCCGTATTAATGCAGAGAACCCAGAGAAAAACTTCATGCCATCAGCTGGTGAAATTAAAATGTATCTTCCGCCAGGCGGCCTAGGAGTTCGTGTTGATTCTGCCGCTTATCCGGGTTATGTGATTCCGCCATATTACGATAGTATGATTGCAAAGGTGATCACATATGGTAAGACGAGAGAAGAAGCGATTGCGAGAATGAAACGCGCGCTTCAAGAATTCGTCATTGAAGGAGTCTACACAACGATCCCATTCCATCTAAGATTGCTTGAGCATGAAACATTTGTGAGCGGTAATTTTAATACGAAGTTTTTAGAAACATACCAAATCATGAAATAA
- the xseA gene encoding exodeoxyribonuclease VII large subunit → MSEKAFVTVTALTKYIKRKFDVDPHLEDIWIKGELSNVKIHSRGHVYFTLKDENARMQAVMFQRSAAKLPFSPKSGMKVFVRGGIQVYEPSGNYQLYAKEMQPDGVGALHLAYEELKKKLASEGLFDARYKKPIPEYPEVVGVITSPTGAAVRDVITTINRRYQQAKIIVLPALVQGEHATRSIVERIKEANEKQLCDVLIVGRGGGSIEELWAFNEEAVARAIFASDIPIISAVGHETDFTISDFTADMRAPTPTGAAELAVPSTTDLIERIKSIDIRLTRAVKNQTSQAKDRLLALQSSYAFRFPKRLQEQKEQQFDLVFDRFQKQLTRQIEQKRSQLDRQTYRLKPLHPKEQLLQAKKRHANETEQLIRSMNVQMKTIHSQFQSVLGKLNALNPLQVMERGYSLAYKEDELIKSVNQVETKDQLTITMKDGRLICEVIEKEG, encoded by the coding sequence ATGAGTGAAAAAGCCTTTGTGACGGTCACAGCCCTTACAAAATACATAAAAAGAAAATTTGATGTTGATCCGCATTTGGAAGATATTTGGATCAAAGGTGAGTTATCCAATGTCAAGATTCATTCAAGAGGGCATGTGTACTTTACCTTAAAAGACGAAAACGCACGCATGCAAGCTGTCATGTTCCAGCGCTCTGCGGCGAAGCTGCCTTTTTCACCTAAGAGTGGAATGAAAGTATTTGTACGCGGCGGAATTCAAGTCTATGAACCAAGCGGCAATTATCAGTTATATGCGAAAGAAATGCAGCCTGATGGTGTTGGTGCTCTTCATCTTGCTTATGAAGAGCTAAAGAAAAAGCTAGCAAGTGAAGGCTTATTTGATGCGCGCTATAAAAAGCCAATCCCTGAATATCCAGAGGTTGTTGGTGTCATTACGTCTCCAACAGGAGCGGCTGTTCGAGATGTCATTACGACCATCAATAGGCGCTATCAGCAGGCGAAAATCATTGTGCTTCCGGCGCTCGTCCAAGGTGAGCATGCGACCCGTTCCATCGTAGAGCGGATCAAGGAAGCGAATGAAAAACAACTCTGTGATGTCTTGATTGTCGGAAGAGGAGGCGGTTCGATTGAAGAGCTTTGGGCTTTTAATGAAGAAGCTGTGGCAAGGGCGATCTTCGCATCAGACATTCCAATCATATCTGCAGTTGGGCACGAAACAGACTTTACGATCAGTGATTTCACTGCAGATATGAGAGCACCCACACCAACAGGAGCAGCCGAACTTGCTGTTCCTAGCACGACGGATTTAATAGAGCGAATCAAATCAATTGATATACGGCTAACAAGAGCTGTGAAGAATCAAACCTCACAAGCAAAAGACCGCCTTTTGGCGCTGCAGTCCTCTTATGCCTTCCGTTTCCCAAAGCGATTACAGGAGCAAAAAGAGCAGCAATTCGATTTGGTATTTGACCGTTTTCAAAAACAGCTGACAAGACAAATAGAGCAAAAACGCAGTCAGCTAGACCGCCAGACATACAGGCTGAAGCCACTTCATCCTAAAGAGCAGCTGCTTCAAGCGAAAAAACGTCACGCCAATGAAACAGAACAGCTCATTCGTAGTATGAATGTGCAAATGAAAACAATTCATTCGCAGTTCCAATCGGTTCTTGGTAAACTAAATGCATTAAATCCACTTCAAGTGATGGAAAGAGGCTACAGCTTAGCCTATAAAGAAGATGAATTAATAAAAAGTGTGAACCAAGTAGAGACGAAGGATCAGCTGACTATCACGATGAAGGATGGACGTCTCATTTGTGAGGTTATTGAGAAGGAGGGGTAA